A part of Dreissena polymorpha isolate Duluth1 chromosome 13, UMN_Dpol_1.0, whole genome shotgun sequence genomic DNA contains:
- the LOC127854506 gene encoding uncharacterized protein LOC127854506 → MATFSQSTMKTCSDSIIDFCCSPCLEHKIDQWAELYCDTCQKFYCAECVTLHGQLFGKHVTYGRGDTSKWPASKEVQDFLLKCDLHEDKHLKMYCNDHSQLCCTNCAFLNHRLCTKVTLISESARGPLPDLQQLSRKIQTILEEVKKLENHWNTNILTLQASYDKLLDEIRDTRQTMNIILDKIEKNTIQELDDKMTSLKASIKTDLDICIKLKNELKQLSGAINDIIDKGKAELTFIASKKCLKQVKQSETYLKGNSVQVESSLTFQADSDVQQYLSILSGLGKIVLGTKKILVFSDQALSIQGKSEYNVSKPSDPDRICATISAICVLSDDEILVADQTNKQVKLLNHQYQVVFYCELTGWPSDMCKITPSEVAVTVYLQIETDGEVQFFSVNVGKCAVSPSGDKIFVTNPFHHKVLTLATDGTVLHTFTDPDLQAPNGIHVTDLGQVLVCGYASRTIIQLDGEGKKKLTTLASKRDGLAYPVSVYFNRSTASIIVGQCNSNKILVFKVK, encoded by the exons ATGGCTACATTTTCTCAATCAACAATGAAAACATGCTCTGATTCTATTATAGACTTTTGTTGTTCGCCGTGTCTTGAGCACAAAATTGACCAGTGGGCGGAGTTGTACTGCGATACCTGTCAGAAATTTTATTGTGCAGAATGTGTCACTCTCCATGGCCAGTTATTTGGGAAACATGTGACGTATGGAAGGGGAGACACAAGTAAGTGGCCAGCCTCCAAGGAAGTGCAGGATTTCCTTCTGAAGTGTGACCTTCATGAAGACAAACATCTAAAAATGTACTGcaatgaccacagtcagctgtgctgcactaATTGTGCTTTCCTCAATCACAG ACTGTGTACTAAAGTAACACTTATATCTGAGTCAGCCAGAGGACCTCTGCCAGACTTGCAGCAACTATCAAGAAAGATCCAAACTATACTCGAAGAAGTCAAGAAACTTGAGAACCATTGGAACACCAACATACTGACTTTGCAAGCTTCATACGACAAACTATTAGATGAAATACGTGACACACGCCAGACAATGAATATCATTTTAGACAAGattgaaaaaaacactatacaagaGCTAGATGATAAGATGACCAGTCTAAAAGCTTCTATTAAGACTGATTTAGACATCTGCATCAAGCTTAAAAATGAACTAAAACAACTCAGTGGCGCAATAAATGACATTATTGATAAGGGCAAAGCAGAACTCACATTTATTGCAAGTAAGAAATGTCTGAAACAAGTAAAGCAATCTGAAACTTATCTGAAGGGCAACTCTGTTCAGGTAGAAAGTTCACTAACATTCCAGGCAGACAGTGATGTTCAACAGTACTTGTCTATATTGTCAGGTCTGGGGAAGATTGTACTCGGTACCAAGAAAATATTAGTGTTCAGTGATCAGGCACTCAGTATACAAGGAAAGTCAGAGTATAATGTGAGCAAACCAAGTGATCCAGATAGAATCTGCGCTACTATCAGTGCCATCTGTGTTCTCTCTGATGATGAGATCCTTGTTGCAGATCAAACTAATAAACAAGTTAAGCTACTCAATCATCAATACCAGGTGGTGTTTTATTGTGAATTAACTGGTTGGCCATCGGACATGTGTAAAATCACACCAAGTGAAGTAGCTGTTACTGTGTATCTGCAGATTGAGACTGATGGTGAGGTCCAGTTTTTCTCTGTGAATG TAGGGAAGTGTGCAGTGAGTCCTTCAGGTGACAAGATATTTGTCACCAACCCTTTCCATCACAAGGTCCTCACCCTGGCCACAGATGGCACAGTTCTCCACACCTTTACCGACCCAGACCTGCAAGCACCAAATGGTATCCATGTTACTGATCTGGGACAGGTTCTGGTCTGTGGATATGCATCCAGGACTATCATTCAGCTGGATGGTGAAGGCAAGAAGAAGCTGACAACTCTTGCTTCCAAGAGGGATGGACTAGCTTACCCAGTGTCAGTCTACTTCAATAGGAGCAcagcatccatcattgtgggacaatgTAATAGTAACAAAATCCTAGtgtttaaagtaaaatag